In a genomic window of Roseiflexus castenholzii DSM 13941:
- a CDS encoding sugar transferase, giving the protein MPFHLRLEISERRLLLRIGDLALTAIAVFGALWVWARLADRSLDMGLVREQIGWVALIGIGWTLWMMLADMYNLRLVARVGPSMRRILLGGLALLFAYLILFFVLSRAPVTGMLAAIETGAPPLRFAPALAIVALVVLMVIWRMAYIRVLGAPHARRRLLILGAGRAGSILSHVILKGHSPYYEIVGFVDDTPQTRCAHIGSVPVLGGVDCLGDVVWERRVDEIVIASGEVSGEVLQVLMDCYENGVAITPMPLLYERLTGKIAVEHVGSQWYVALPLHSRPTRTAEAVMKRLLDLSGGIVLVVALLILLPFVALAIRLDSPGPVFHRQQRVGWRGKPFTVLKFRSMVQDAEPDGEAQWATKDDPRVTRVGRLLRRMRLDELPQALNVLRGEMSLVGPRPERPEFVERLQQIIPFYRVRLAVKPGLTGWAQINYGYGDSVEATLNKLQYDLYYLKHQSFWFDLLILARTVHVVLRMKGQ; this is encoded by the coding sequence ATGGGATTGGTGCGAGAACAGATCGGTTGGGTGGCGCTGATCGGCATTGGTTGGACCCTCTGGATGATGCTGGCAGACATGTACAATCTGCGCCTCGTGGCGCGCGTTGGTCCCAGTATGCGTCGGATCCTCCTCGGCGGTCTGGCGCTCCTCTTTGCTTACCTGATCCTGTTCTTCGTCTTGTCGCGCGCACCGGTCACCGGCATGCTCGCCGCAATCGAAACTGGCGCGCCGCCGCTGCGCTTTGCTCCGGCGCTCGCCATTGTTGCCCTGGTTGTGTTAATGGTCATCTGGCGGATGGCGTATATTCGGGTGCTGGGAGCGCCACACGCGCGGCGACGTCTGCTCATCCTGGGAGCGGGTCGGGCCGGTTCAATCCTGTCGCACGTCATTCTCAAGGGGCACAGCCCGTACTATGAGATCGTCGGGTTTGTTGATGATACGCCGCAGACACGTTGTGCTCACATCGGCAGTGTTCCGGTGCTTGGCGGTGTCGATTGTCTTGGCGACGTCGTCTGGGAGCGGCGTGTCGATGAGATTGTCATTGCCAGCGGCGAGGTGAGTGGCGAGGTGCTTCAGGTGTTGATGGATTGCTACGAAAATGGCGTTGCCATCACGCCGATGCCACTGCTCTATGAGCGATTGACAGGAAAAATCGCTGTTGAGCATGTTGGCAGTCAGTGGTATGTCGCATTGCCGCTCCACTCGCGCCCGACGCGCACCGCCGAGGCGGTGATGAAGCGTCTGCTCGACCTGTCCGGCGGTATCGTGCTGGTGGTGGCGCTGCTGATTCTGTTGCCGTTCGTTGCGCTTGCCATTCGTCTCGACTCGCCGGGTCCGGTGTTCCACCGACAGCAGCGCGTTGGCTGGCGCGGCAAGCCGTTTACCGTGCTCAAGTTTCGCTCGATGGTGCAGGACGCTGAGCCGGATGGGGAGGCGCAGTGGGCGACGAAGGACGACCCCCGTGTCACCCGGGTTGGGCGCCTGTTGCGCCGTATGCGCCTCGATGAGTTGCCGCAGGCGCTCAATGTGTTGCGCGGCGAGATGAGTCTGGTTGGTCCACGCCCCGAACGACCGGAGTTTGTCGAACGACTACAACAGATCATTCCGTTCTATCGGGTGCGCCTGGCGGTCAAGCCGGGTCTGACTGGATGGGCGCAGATCAACTATGGGTATGGCGATAGCGTGGAAGCGACCCTGAACAAACTTCAGTATGACCTCTACTATTTGAAACATCAATCCTTCTGGTTCGATCTCCTCATTCTGGCGCGAACGGTGCATGTGGTGCTGCGGATGAAGGGGCAGTAG
- a CDS encoding aminotransferase family protein has translation MTAIDVAERIQSDLAHLLHPLYHPSGHQSPKIWVKGCGAIVIDIEGREYIDGLSGLWNVHVGHGRRELAEAAAEQMTTLAYCSAYTGSSNLPAINLAERLSQLMYPSINTFFFTSGGAEATETSFKTARYYWKLLGKPDKVKFISRARGYHGVTMAAMSATGLPVYWPMFEPRVPGIIHIESPYPYRFVNPTPDISDGIAAANLLEEAILREGPDTVAAFIAEPVQGAGGVIVPQDDYFGRIREICDTYDVLLIADEVITGFGRTGRWFALEHYGIEPDIVQFAKGITSGYVPLGGIGVSDRIREAIHSAPPDKRYMHAYTYSGHPTCCAVALRNLQIIEEEGLVERAAQIGERLLNGLQTLYALDGVGDVRGKGMMAAVELVVDKATKQPYPAEANMGARVYQEMMRRGLFTRVLGDMILLAPPLVSTEEQIDRIVTIIGESVQAVIRG, from the coding sequence ATGACCGCCATCGATGTCGCTGAACGCATACAGAGCGATCTGGCGCACCTGTTGCATCCGCTGTATCACCCCAGCGGGCATCAGTCGCCGAAAATCTGGGTGAAAGGGTGCGGCGCGATTGTCATCGACATCGAGGGACGCGAGTATATCGATGGACTAAGCGGGTTGTGGAACGTCCACGTCGGGCATGGACGGCGCGAACTGGCGGAAGCGGCGGCGGAACAGATGACGACGCTGGCGTACTGCTCTGCTTATACCGGTTCGTCGAACCTGCCGGCCATCAACCTGGCGGAACGCCTTAGCCAATTGATGTACCCCTCGATCAACACCTTCTTTTTCACCAGCGGCGGCGCTGAGGCGACCGAAACCTCATTCAAGACGGCGCGCTACTACTGGAAACTGCTCGGCAAGCCGGATAAGGTCAAGTTCATCTCGCGCGCGCGCGGCTACCACGGTGTGACAATGGCAGCAATGAGCGCCACCGGTCTGCCGGTCTATTGGCCCATGTTCGAACCGCGTGTGCCGGGCATCATCCACATCGAGTCGCCCTATCCGTACCGCTTCGTCAACCCGACCCCCGACATCAGCGATGGCATTGCCGCAGCCAACCTGCTCGAAGAAGCCATCCTGCGCGAAGGTCCCGACACGGTGGCAGCATTCATCGCCGAACCGGTGCAAGGCGCCGGCGGAGTGATTGTGCCGCAGGACGACTACTTCGGGCGCATCCGCGAGATTTGCGACACCTATGATGTGCTGTTGATTGCGGACGAGGTCATCACCGGGTTTGGACGTACCGGGCGCTGGTTCGCCCTCGAACACTATGGGATCGAACCGGATATTGTGCAGTTCGCCAAGGGCATCACCAGCGGCTATGTGCCGCTGGGCGGCATCGGCGTTTCCGACCGCATTCGCGAAGCCATTCATAGCGCCCCGCCTGACAAGCGCTATATGCATGCCTACACCTACTCCGGGCATCCGACCTGCTGCGCCGTGGCGCTGCGCAACCTCCAGATCATCGAAGAGGAGGGGCTGGTCGAACGGGCGGCTCAGATCGGCGAACGGTTGCTCAACGGTTTGCAAACGCTGTACGCGCTCGATGGAGTGGGTGATGTGCGCGGCAAAGGGATGATGGCGGCTGTCGAGTTGGTGGTAGATAAGGCGACAAAGCAGCCATATCCGGCGGAGGCGAATATGGGTGCGCGCGTCTACCAGGAAATGATGCGGCGCGGATTATTCACTCGCGTGCTTGGTGATATGATCCTGCTGGCGCCACCGCTCGTCTCAACCGAGGAGCAGATCGACCGGATCGTGACGATTATCGGCGAATCGGTGCAGGCGGTGATCAGGGGTTAG
- the lysA gene encoding diaminopimelate decarboxylase, whose product MNHTTQEGINNAHLWPLTTVVDMHGRLMIGGCNVATLARQYGTPLYLFDEETIRSACRTWRTALAACYRGETAVHYASKALLNTALTHLIADEGLGLDVVSGGELYVALRAGFPPQRIHMHGNAKTRAELEQALASGIGQIIVDNLDELAMLANLTAYRSPPQPIALRIAPDIVTNTHAHIQTGHATSKFGLPLDALDAAAERLRTAPGLCLIGLHAHLGSQLFDLEPYAAEIDTLLDSASRLRDRHGFIIQQINIGGGAGVPYTADQHPFDVHALAMRLGEALTDECRRRGFPLLHLVIEPGRSIIARAGVALYTIIATKNLPHMRFLHIDGGMGDNIRPALYGARYSAVLAERANAPIEESVAITGRYCESGDVLIHAAPLPRASVGDILAVPVAGAYTLSMASTYNLTPRPAVVMVNGGSVRLIQRRETYEDMIARDVVSSQGQV is encoded by the coding sequence ATGAACCACACGACTCAAGAAGGCATAAACAACGCACACCTCTGGCCCCTGACGACGGTAGTCGATATGCATGGGCGACTGATGATCGGCGGCTGCAATGTGGCGACTCTGGCGCGTCAGTACGGCACGCCGCTCTACCTGTTCGATGAAGAGACCATTCGCAGCGCCTGCCGCACCTGGCGAACGGCGCTTGCAGCCTGTTACCGGGGGGAGACGGCAGTTCATTACGCGAGTAAAGCGTTGCTCAACACTGCGCTCACACACCTGATCGCTGATGAAGGGCTGGGGCTGGACGTAGTCTCAGGCGGTGAGTTATACGTGGCGCTCCGCGCCGGCTTCCCGCCGCAGCGCATTCATATGCACGGCAACGCCAAAACGCGCGCCGAACTGGAACAGGCGCTGGCCTCCGGAATCGGACAGATCATTGTCGATAATCTCGATGAACTGGCGATGTTGGCGAACCTGACCGCATATCGTTCACCACCACAACCGATTGCGTTGCGCATTGCACCGGATATCGTCACCAATACGCACGCCCATATTCAAACCGGTCACGCGACATCGAAGTTCGGTCTACCACTTGATGCACTCGATGCCGCCGCCGAACGGTTACGCACTGCGCCCGGTCTGTGCCTGATCGGGTTACACGCTCATCTCGGGTCGCAACTCTTCGACCTGGAACCATATGCCGCTGAGATCGATACGCTGCTCGACAGCGCCTCGCGCCTGCGTGATCGCCACGGTTTCATTATTCAGCAAATCAACATCGGCGGAGGAGCAGGAGTGCCATACACTGCGGATCAGCACCCCTTCGATGTACACGCTCTTGCGATGAGATTGGGAGAAGCGCTCACCGATGAATGCCGCCGACGCGGGTTTCCCCTGCTGCACCTGGTGATCGAACCAGGACGTTCAATCATCGCGCGCGCAGGGGTAGCGCTCTATACGATTATCGCAACAAAGAATCTTCCGCATATGCGATTCCTACATATCGACGGCGGCATGGGCGACAATATTCGTCCGGCGCTCTACGGCGCGCGGTATAGTGCGGTGCTGGCAGAACGGGCGAATGCGCCAATCGAAGAGAGCGTAGCGATTACCGGGCGCTACTGCGAATCGGGCGATGTGTTGATCCATGCCGCACCGCTCCCGCGCGCCAGCGTTGGCGACATTCTGGCAGTTCCTGTGGCGGGCGCCTACACGCTGAGCATGGCCAGCACATACAACCTGACTCCACGTCCGGCGGTTGTCATGGTGAATGGTGGGTCAGTACGTCTCATTCAGCGCCGCGAAACGTATGAGGATATGATTGCCAGGGATGTGGTGTCGTCGCAGGGGCAGGTCTGA
- a CDS encoding potassium/proton antiporter: MSLELMLLIAALLLILSIIAGKASLRFGVPAPLLFLLIGMLAGSDGPGGIAFDDAWLAQSVGVLALVLILFSGGLYTDLQMIRPVLWTGLILANLGVVISALLVAVVAHLLLHFSLLEGFLLGAIISSTDAAAVFAVMRTRDVNLRDNLEGLIELESGSNDPIAVFLTIGLTMVLADPSRSLASLAPLFVLQMTIGGVAGYALGRIMAIAINRARLQLEGLYPALMLGLVLLTYGGTALINGSGFLAVYLAGIVLGNCDFAHKRSLLRFYDGLAWLMQIAMFLVLGLLVYPSRLVPLIGEGLLMSAFLIFVARPVAVFVSLAFTRYDWRAKAMVSWAGLRGAAPIVLATFPLLAGLDRAGVMFNLVFFIVLTSVLIQGTTIARVARWLGVQQSQPPATFRYPQEFIPQVSASSQLVELTVAPGSPACGRAIMELGLPRGALVVLIHRNTDTLVPGGTTILEPGDRVLLLTERSALNEVRRVLG, translated from the coding sequence ATGTCGCTCGAACTCATGCTCCTGATCGCAGCGCTGCTCTTGATTCTCAGCATCATCGCCGGCAAGGCGTCGCTGCGGTTTGGGGTGCCTGCGCCGCTGCTGTTCCTGCTGATCGGCATGCTTGCCGGTTCTGATGGTCCTGGCGGGATTGCGTTCGATGACGCCTGGCTGGCGCAATCGGTTGGCGTGCTGGCGCTGGTGCTGATCCTGTTCTCTGGCGGGTTGTACACCGATCTTCAGATGATCCGACCGGTGCTCTGGACCGGGCTGATCCTGGCGAATCTCGGCGTGGTGATCAGCGCGTTGCTGGTGGCGGTTGTTGCGCATTTGTTGCTGCACTTTTCGCTGCTGGAAGGGTTCCTGCTCGGCGCTATCATTTCTTCAACCGATGCAGCGGCCGTCTTTGCCGTCATGCGCACCCGTGACGTCAACCTGCGCGATAACCTGGAAGGGTTGATCGAACTCGAATCGGGCAGCAATGATCCAATCGCGGTGTTCCTGACCATTGGATTGACGATGGTGCTCGCCGATCCATCGCGCTCACTCGCAAGTCTGGCACCGCTGTTCGTTCTGCAAATGACCATTGGCGGCGTCGCCGGGTATGCGCTGGGGCGGATCATGGCGATTGCCATCAATCGCGCCCGTCTTCAACTGGAAGGGTTGTACCCGGCGCTGATGCTGGGGTTGGTGCTGCTGACCTACGGCGGAACGGCGCTGATCAATGGCAGCGGTTTTCTTGCGGTGTATCTTGCGGGTATCGTGCTTGGCAACTGCGACTTTGCGCATAAACGCAGTCTCCTCCGCTTTTACGACGGTCTGGCGTGGCTGATGCAGATCGCTATGTTCCTGGTGCTCGGGCTGCTGGTGTATCCTTCGCGGCTTGTTCCACTGATCGGCGAGGGGCTGCTGATGTCAGCATTCCTTATTTTTGTGGCGCGTCCGGTTGCCGTGTTTGTGTCGCTGGCGTTCACCCGCTACGATTGGCGCGCCAAAGCGATGGTTTCCTGGGCCGGGCTGCGCGGTGCAGCGCCGATTGTGCTGGCAACCTTTCCGCTTCTGGCAGGGCTGGATCGCGCTGGCGTCATGTTCAATCTGGTATTCTTCATCGTGCTGACCTCCGTCCTGATCCAGGGGACAACGATAGCGCGCGTGGCGCGCTGGCTTGGGGTCCAGCAATCGCAACCTCCCGCAACATTCCGTTATCCACAGGAATTCATCCCGCAGGTCAGCGCCAGCAGTCAACTGGTCGAGCTGACGGTTGCGCCAGGATCGCCAGCGTGTGGACGCGCTATCATGGAATTGGGATTGCCGCGCGGCGCACTGGTTGTGCTGATCCATCGCAATACTGATACTCTGGTTCCTGGTGGAACGACGATTCTGGAACCGGGCGACCGGGTGTTGCTGCTAACTGAACGCAGCGCGCTCAATGAAGTCCGGCGCGTGTTGGGTTGA
- the tpx gene encoding thiol peroxidase: MERPNAFDFWGPKTLIGPELKPGDPAPAFTLTTGKDTISSQQFAGKPLVISVIPSIDTGVCSKQTRRFNQEAAALGDAVNILTVSADLPFAQGRWCGAEGVDKVVMASDHLDMSFGAAYGTYVKELRIESRAVFVVDKDGIIRHVEYVPVAGHEPNYDAALAALKELL, encoded by the coding sequence ATGGAACGACCAAACGCTTTCGATTTCTGGGGTCCCAAAACGCTGATCGGTCCTGAGTTGAAGCCGGGCGATCCGGCGCCGGCGTTCACGTTGACGACCGGCAAAGACACGATCAGCAGCCAACAGTTCGCCGGTAAGCCGCTGGTGATCAGCGTCATTCCGTCGATCGACACCGGTGTGTGCTCCAAACAGACCCGTCGCTTCAATCAGGAAGCGGCGGCGCTCGGCGATGCAGTCAATATCCTGACCGTCAGCGCCGATCTGCCGTTTGCGCAGGGGCGCTGGTGCGGCGCCGAAGGGGTGGATAAGGTCGTTATGGCGTCGGATCACCTCGATATGAGTTTCGGCGCAGCGTATGGCACCTATGTCAAAGAGTTGCGCATCGAAAGCCGGGCCGTCTTTGTGGTGGATAAGGACGGCATCATCCGCCACGTTGAGTACGTACCGGTCGCTGGTCACGAACCGAACTACGACGCGGCACTGGCGGCGCTGAAGGAACTCCTGTAA